The following nucleotide sequence is from Apium graveolens cultivar Ventura chromosome 4, ASM990537v1, whole genome shotgun sequence.
ACCTGATGAGGATAATGTCAATGAACATGAAGAGGAGGAAATACAAGCTGCATATAATGAGTTGCATGTGGAGTTTGATGGGCCACCAGTCACCCAGCCAAGCCAGATTGCTGAAGAAAGAACAACTGCAGAAAATATGGTGCATGAACCTTTTGTTGACGAGGAGGCCCCAATTGAAATAGCAGCAAGGAAAATTAGAGAACTTAGGGGTCACAGAGTACTTACAACTACTCTGGATTCACCTATTATGCTGGCAGCTGAAAGAATCAAAGCAatgaagaagaggatgaagattgATGCAGAAAATGTGAAGGAAAAGGAAGTAGCTGAACCATTGAAAGAACAAGTCAACAACTTAAAGATGAAGAAGAAAGTTGAAGAAGTCAATCACTCCAAAAAAACCGTAGCTGAACCATTGAAAGAACAAGTCAACAACTTAAAGATGAAGAAGAAAGTTGAAGAAGTCAATCACTCCAAAAAAACCCAGCCTTTGAAGTACCAAGTGGAAGCTCAAAAATTGAAACTGCAGAAGGAGGCTCAAATATTTAAGTTGCAGCAAGAAACTCAAATATTGGATGACTTAGTCCCTCAGAAAGTTGCTGAAGAGGAAAGAAGAAAAGTGATAAAAGCTGAAATGAGCTCTAAGATTGATGCACATAAAACATCCAGAGCTGCTAGGGCTTCCTCTCCACCTGATGTGAGAAGAAGTAATAGATTGTACATCAAAACAACTTTTGGAAGGTTCAAAAATACAAGTGATACTCCTGTATGTCTTGATGAAGATGATGGTGACACAATGATGGCAGATGAACCAAATTCTGGAGAGTTACACAACACATACATAGGACCAATGAAGATGGGGAAACAAATGCCACCACATGTGAAGCAATTCAAGACCATAATTGGGGAAACAAAGCTGAAATCTGCACCTTTCCTATCTCATGGGAAAAATGTCATAACTTCAGGGGATTTGAGAGCTGCTATTAAGGTAACAAGCAAGAATTTGAGGAATGATGCCAAGGCAAAACAATCAGGAAAAGGGAAGGACAAGGACACTTGAAGAATGCTCTTTTGTTTAAGTTGATCTTGTTCAATTTCAGACATTAAGCAGTGCTTTTGTTTACGTTTAAAGACCTGATTTCTTTTGTTATGATGTGTTGCAAAATTAAACTGCAGCTTTTGTTTTCACTTTGGTATGCTTAATTTAAGTTTGAAACTTTGATATGGGCTTAAATTTCTTGTCATTCATTCATACTTGCATTACATGCATCTGTAGTACATAGGTAAGAAATTTAACAAAATTAAACTAGTTTATTTTGTCTCTTCACTACAACCTCCCCATCATTCTTCATCACCAGTACAAAGATTAACAACATGAACACAGTAACATAAATAAATACATTCCTTCCTCGTTTTGTTTTCATTCCAGCAACAACAACTTCAAGTTTCTccgcttcttcttctagctttTCAATTCTCCTTAATAGTCCTGGAATTATCATTCTTGATCTTTGACACATTGGGGGGTCAAACCATAAATGGAAGTTACAAGCATTACTTCTTTGTTCCTGCAAATAAAAGTATTAAGCACACACAATATATCACAAACTACTACTAATTATATCACACAATTTACCATATATCGAAAGCAACCCCAAAACCTTCTTCCCGGATTAGCATCGGTCCATGAAGTTCTCAACACGACAGCTCTTCCACACCAACAATGGAGATCCATTTTCTGTGTATTTCAAGAATGAGAAGCTGTTTGCTATAATTTaccatatatatttatatataactACAAGGGTTGCTGTTGGCGGGAGAGTGTTCTCTATTTTAGGAGGGAAAATTAGAAAGTTTCTGCCCAAAATATCCCAGCCAGATTCCAACGTTAAAGCGGCCCAACTCGGCCCAAGGGTTAAAAGGTATGTTTTGGATATCGGGGGCCGAAAAGATATGACTTTAAACATAAAGGGTTTATTGGTGCACGGGTGCAAATCTCAAGGCTGAAAAGGTCATTAAGCCATCATCCTATTATATAAGTACGGGCTCTTTTGTAATTGATGTTTTTGTTTCTACTGTAAAGTGACATGCAGAGCCAAACTGCTTGCTGATTACTAACGTCATTGTATTATCTATGACTTATAATTGTTTGTCTTGAATAATTTCACAGCTGATACTGACAATCCAGATATATGAGATTGTGCATACATATACTGGCGCTTTCTTTCAAATGAACCTGATTCCTGAGGTATCACAATTTTTGCTCCGGCCCTAGAAAAAAGGAAACGCTGAACCTTAATATTGCTGCAATGTTCTAGTGGTTGAGTTGCTTCCTTACTTTGTTATAAGCAAGTTGGATGATTGTGTTGTAATAGTTCTTGAAATTCCTTATAATTATAACTCAATACTATTTAGCTCATTTGTTATCGAGCTTTTTTAAATATAATTGTCTATAAAATAATCTCATTCTTGATCCTGTTAACGCAGTTTCATTGTATTGTTGTGCAAAACCTTCTCATTAAGTAGCCATACGATATATAAACTACGCACATCATATATAAGGGGATGACAGTACGTCCGACGTGAGTCATATTGTGAACTTTGAGATCTAATATCATATTAAGTAATCAATTTAAAAGGTGTTACGGTTACGGGGAGGGTGCTCGGGATCAATCAAAACAAGTGGTCCAACTCCAACTGCATCTTATATTAATACCATAACAGAAGTTGATTGCAAAATTGTAACAGCGCACTAAGATGCAACCTAAAAGTTACCTTAAACAGAACAAATGGATTATATATGATCTATTGGAAGTACAATCTGCACAGCAAGACATTCACAATGATGTCACATTATTTAGTTTGGTCCCCGAACATTATTCAATTCGGTACTCTCCAAGTTATATTCTTGGTTCCACCCCTGCTTCGATCCTTGTGTCTTGATTGATTCCTAGAGGATTTTGATTTTTTAGAGCACCGGTAGTACTGGTACCGTATTTGTTGTTAAGAGTTTTACTGAGCTAATATTGTACCAGTAGCCTGATTGGAAACAGCAGAGCAAACAGCATAGACTAGAGAGCCTTTTTACACTATATCTCTAGAAGCAGGTGCTCTGATAAGCTTCATGTGAAATCTGAAGATACATACTACAAGTTAAAATATTGGCTTTTGGCTTGTATTCATATGAACATATCCAAACACAATATATATACTAGATACATGTAGTAACAAGTTATTAGCAGACTTGGCAGTTAAAAATATGTTCCATTTTATTGATTCTGTATGTATGTGAGTAAGTTTGAGTCCCTACCATGTGAACTCCTAGCTTAGCCTACTTGCTTCCCATTCACTTTCTTCATGATTCCACATTTGCCTCAGTTTGTAGTATGTGGGCAGAAACCCAGCtcaatatcatctttttcttttaAACAAAATAGTTGGGGTAGTAATAGTTATGTATAATATGAAGCCCGTGATCAAGTTTTGACAAGCCCGCATATGCATAATCGGTGCATTTGCTGCCCGTGACATATAAACCGCCGTATTAACTGTTGATACTTTCCTCTTTATGTTTTCATATAGGTGTCATATTGCTGCTACATCTCTCTTTTAAATGTAATCTTACATAAGCTAGTCAAAGTCCACATTTTTTTTACACATGCATGAGTTTCTGGCTAGGATAGTGTTTAATTAAAGTATATGTTGTTAAACATCGTATAGGTGTAGTTATTTGTAGTTTATCGTGCCGTGTTTACTTGGGTGACAAATATATGCCATACACATGAAAAAATTTGATGGTAAGGCAAGCTTAAGGTTCTTTTCGATAATGAGCTGTCTGATTTGTGAATGTGAATCAAGTTGCATACGAGAATGGTGGTCCGCGTTCATGCTACAGCTCCTATATTTGGACGTGCCATTCGCGATCAGTATTTTGTATTCTCACTTATTACAATAACATGTTTTAAAAATGGAAATTCTGGAAAAATATTAATGAAGGTCTTTTTTATTTATAATCTGGCGTGTGGGCTTAAGCACATCTGAACTAATTATCAAGAAAACTCCTATATAAAATATCACTTTCGTGATTTCTGCTTAAATCCGTGTATTTATCTTCAAGTCTCGAAAATTTCAATCTTCACCGATTGAGCTATCGATTAAGAAAAAATCTATATTATAAACGTGCAAGGTGTATGTTTTTATATTCGATTCCTTTGGTTTTGGCCAAGCCAATTATTTCGCATATATTTTTGAGGTAGCAATTTTTATCTGGTTCATTGAGTTTTGTTGCACTGACTGTTCGATCTTTAATTGAAGACGATATACtcttaataaaatttatatagaTCTAGGAATCCTATATGGTCCTGTTTGGTAAATCTATTAAATCACCAATaataattgtttttctgttgaaCAACACATGTATAATATGAATGGTCCAGTTTGATGTAACAACTAAAATTTTATCATTATACATCACATTTAAAAGCAAAATCACATATTATACATGGACCAATATATAATGCAATATCTAGGAGATCAAATTAAAATATATCCTTTTGAAGAACTCATTCAAAATTAGCACCAATATTATGAAAGCAGTCACTTGAATATCTGACCAGGAAGGGTAAATGCCTAATTATTTTCCTTTCATCAACATTTTGGGACTCCAGAGTTACAATCATCATGTTCAACTAGTTTACACGTACCTTAACTAATTTTGGAGAGATTTACCACATCATCCTCCACCATAACCTCTATTTAAATTTATGCATCCACCTAAAATCATATTTAGGAACTTAGAAAATTGAGATAATAATCTCCTAAAATTTCGGTCTCAATTTCAGATGAGATAGGCGGGTTGGGTTTTGTATTTCTTTTCTTGCTATACTTTCGataacttcaacaaaatctgATTTTTGTTGCACTATTCAAATCTCAATAAAAATATAGCCATTACGGCAGCACCTGAGAGTAAAAGAAACAGTATAGTAGCGTTTAAAACACCCCAAATAACTTAATTTGGTGTgatataatttttagaaatacGTATATATTTATACCAGAGGTGATCCATTTCAAAGGAACATTTTCGTATACAAGTAATGGAACGGATATAATGTAAATCACACAATATCCTATCATTGTATTATTACATGTAACTATGTAACTGTAAGAAACCAGCATATAAACTTTTTATCTATTTCATTTACAAGACTTGTGGTCCATATATAGCCAGGGAATTTTACTGAATTTGGACCCAGGTAGCTTCGCTAGGAATGTCCTGATGAACCACAAATATCATATAATATCCAGATGGTGCTAGATTCCCCGAATCGGGTGTCGTAACCCGTATTTGATAATTCGATCGACCTACTATTGTCGCGTTCCCGCTTCCAAGCACTAACAACCTTTGGTTCATAGAAAATGAGTGTGTGGTAAAAGATGGTGCAACCATTGTTACCGTGACCAAATCTCTGTTCACTCTACCAGGAACCGTAAAACGAATCGGTATTTGTTGTCCATACCCGATTTTCGTCTGACTAACAGGTGAAATGATAGTTGGACGTAAATTATCTGAACCAGGATCCGAATACGCAGGCGAAAATGATTCCAAGCTCAGTTCTGTAGGAAACAGCACTCCggtaaaattataataaatatgaGGATTGCTTCCTCCAACTAAAACACGACCATCACTTAGCAGAACTGCTGTTGAGTGGTACATTCTGGGGATGGTACTTGGGTTCTGCGTCTCGAATCTCGACCCTACTGGACCGTCCGGTTTGTATAAAACCGGACTCAAAACAGGGTCCCGACCCACCTCCCATCCTGCAGTACCTTTTGAACAACCATTAATGATTAATACATTACCATTAGGAAGCAACACCATGTCACTCATGACCCGGGCCATTGGCATTTTTTCCATGGCCCATTGCGGTTTCGGCTCGGTAATTTTTATTCTTCCACAAGTATCCAATGCTGGTAGAAAATTGCCATTCTCTGCACTGATGTATCCGCCTTTTGGTGCTCCACCACAAACTAAAACTTGAGCTTCAGTTTTATTTCCTTGTAAATTTTTTAG
It contains:
- the LOC141719829 gene encoding uncharacterized protein LOC141719829, which codes for MDLHCWCGRAVVLRTSWTDANPGRRFWGCFRYMEQRSNACNFHLWFDPPMCQRSRMIIPGLLRRIEKLEEEAEKLEVVVAGMKTKRGRNVFIYVTVFMLLIFVLVMKNDGEVVVKRQNKLV
- the LOC141721189 gene encoding aldehyde oxidase GLOX-like, whose translation is MWQLLFLLLLFTTVSLHPASAVTGGKWDLLLSSVGISAMHMQLLNTNRVVMFDRTDFGKSNISLPNNKCRIDPNDTALTTDCTAHSVEYDIKKNVVRPLMVLTDVWCSSGAAMADGRLVQTGGYNDGDHVVRTFRPCNDDTCDWEEIKFGLTQRRWYATNHILPDGRQIIIGGRRQFNYEFYPKTGGTKSYSLPLLVQTNDPRIENNLYPFVFLNVDGNLFIFANNKSILFNYAKNVVVRTYPEIPGGDPRNYPSSGSAVLLPLKNLQGNKTEAQVLVCGGAPKGGYISAENGNFLPALDTCGRIKITEPKPQWAMEKMPMARVMSDMVLLPNGNVLIINGCSKGTAGWEVGRDPVLSPVLYKPDGPVGSRFETQNPSTIPRMYHSTAVLLSDGRVLVGGSNPHIYYNFTGVLFPTELSLESFSPAYSDPGSDNLRPTIISPVSQTKIGYGQQIPIRFTVPGRVNRDLVTVTMVAPSFTTHSFSMNQRLLVLGSGNATIVGRSNYQIRVTTPDSGNLAPSGYYMIFVVHQDIPSEATWVQIQ